The DNA region AGATTCAGAGGATCTCTGCTCGGCTGAGACAGTACGGCAAGATTGAAGGCAAGAATGTCTTTTACTGGTTCCAGAACCACAAAGCTAGAGAGAGGCAGAAGAAAAGGTTCACTTCTGAAACTCATCTTCTTCCCAATCccatacaacaacaacaaagaaatGGAACTAATGCTGCTTGGAAGCAACCTGAAGAACAACCCATTATTAACCACACCAAGTATTCTAGTAACAACATTTCAGCTCCTGCAGGTACACACAAAAAAAAGCTAACTTTACTTCATTCACTCTGATTCTAATTGATTAAATGTGAGTTTTATGATGTGGATAGGGATCATCACTTCTGCTCCATCTTCTTCTGCAGAGATTGTTTCTGTTGGCCAGATAGGAAACTTTGGTTATGGATCTTTGCCTATGGAAAAGAGTTTTAGGGTAAGTTAATTAGGATCTTTGGAATTTTATGAACCTAAAAGAGTACTAAATATgattttgaatattttattttacctAAATGGATTAATTCCTTGCTATCTACTTTCTCTTTTTAATGATCTATCATGGGTTTCATGCGTCCATGTGATATTGGAGTGTGCACAAGCAAATGATAGTATATGATGATCCTTGATCCCTTACCTCATTTAACAGAAAAAGGGAGAAAAAtccattaatttttttggttcaaTCCTTCAAATTAagttcaaacttccataaaaggAACAACCCCTTTCTTTCTTCACTTTCTTCTAAAATGATAAAGGTAAGTGTAAAGGAAAACTTTTCAGTAAGTTAGTTACATTTCTATTGAAGGGAGTAGTAGTGTTCAAGCAAGAGTTCACTACCTCAACTATTTACTAGATTTAGAGCTTAAGAGTACTCTAGGTCTAACTTTAGAGATCTTTTCTGCAAAGTTGAGTCAAATTTTGATCCTTAATTTTTTGAACCCTTTTGTTAGGACTGCTCAATATCTGCTGGAGGCAACACAGGCTATGCTGGAAGTGCTATAAACCACAACCTGGGATGGATGGGTGTGGATCCATATTCCTCAGCCTACACCAATTTCTTTGACAAAATAAGGCCAACTGAAGAAGAAaccatggaagaagaaggacaagagaatGGTTCACCAGAGATTGAAACCCTTCCTTTATTCCCGATGCATGGTGAGGACATTCATAGTGGCTATTTCAACCTCAAGTCTAATTCTTCTCACTATGCTGGTGGCTGGTACCAGACTGAAGAAGGGTACTTCAACAATGGTTCTCGTGCTTCCTTGGAGCTCAGCCTCAAATATCCTGATTTTGCttaattgcttatatatattaGATTAATTTGAAGGTGATTATAGCTATATATGATGCTTATTTGGTTATGAATTATGATGTCATTATGTATATGTAATCAATCAGCTTAATTAGGGTCTGTATGTTAAGTTAGTTAAGGACTTAAGGCTAATCAGTGTGAGAATGAACTGTTTTCTCATTGAAGAGAGATGTTCCCAGCCTGACACCTGTCATGCAGGGAACTTAATGAACTGACACTgactaattaattattatagttattatagttatatatgTTTCTTTGTCTATTATCCCCATTCCCCACAAACATTCTTTCATTAATTTGCTAATTGAAATGATTGGCTTTAGAAAAAAGTTACTAACAGTGATAATAATGGAAATCAAGCTTTATCCTAAACCGAACATGTACAACTGTATGATCTGTATCAATAATTAAAGCAATAACAGTAATTATATGCAACTAACTACCAACTCTCACAATTTTCATATTTAGCTTGAAATGGAAGATTTGGTCACCTCTCTTTCCCTCTAATAAAGGCTTAAAAAGATTGTAGTCTTTTTTTCCATGACCACTTTCAAAAGCAGTAGAATCAGCAAGTGCAAATCCTGTGCATAAAAGAAAAGACACACtatcattttcttttgaatCAGTGATTCATTATGACATACTTTTGAACCAAAGTATGAGTGATCTGAACAGGATATAATTATTCTTCTGAGTGAATATCTTCTTCAATAACAAATTTTACTTAGGTTCTTATACTAGTTAACGCTTTGATTCATACTTTAAGTAAGTGGTTGAAAATTCGAATCTCAACTTTAATTAATATACAAACTGGTTAGTTAATTTTCTACCACTTAATGTGCTAACATTAAGGTGTGAAATTAATCACATGCTATACCTATTCTAAAAAAAGAGAGAGGCCCGTGTGGTGTTGCAAATAGTGCAGTGCATATAATATAGGCGCGTGAGGGTGAGATAGAGAAGGAAAGCACTGTCGACAGAGATTTGATGTAGGGACCACTGAAGGGCTGTGTTGTTGTGGTCTTAAGTGACTGACAACTTGTACGGTAAGTTTAATTTGGGCTTCCTTTTCTCAATCTCTATCTTCTCATTACTCATACATACAGCTTTATCTTTCTCTGAGCATTTTATGGTGCTATGCAAACTAGTGTATGCTATGCTATGAGTGTATATGAGCCAGAGAAAAAGGACATGACTATCAAATTGCATAGCAATATAGTAGCATAGAAACAGAGAGCCAACGGACCCGTTAAGGAGAATTATTATGACGAGAAAGACATAGCCATAGATAGACCACTGTGACCCTGCAAGTAGTAGTAGTAGAGTATatattttgaagtttgaacctGCAGCTCACTTCGTAAATACCGCATAACAAAACTATTCCATGTCCTCTCCACAGTGAATAATGATCCCCTATTTCTCTGTCTATTCCCTCAAGTGGAGATCAATTGAAGTGTGTCCATGGATTAATTATAGGCTTAATTgtaactttggtccccgacgtttaccaataccacgattttggtcctccatctaatttaattacatggatggtccccgacgttgtagacTGTGTGCAACGTTaatcctaccgtttatttcttaatggaggagacttacgtggacgtccaattggagagagaaatgaggtatgaggagagagggaagcacgtgagtatcacgtgacccttatttgaacccattatacccaaacccctgacctccctagaacgaagaaggtaacacgatttagatccctagggtttcagatttgggtataatgagttcatataaggttcacgtgatactcacgtgcttccctctcttctcatacctcatttttctctccaactagacgtccacgtaagtctcctccattaagaaataaacggtaggactaacattgcacacgacctacaacgtcgggaaccattcatgtaattaaattaggtgggagaccaaaatcgtggcattggtaaacgttggggaccaaagttgcaattaagccttaattatattaatttaagaTGAGATAAGTTATTATTGATTGGAATTTGGTGTTCTTTTGAAATATGTTACttttaatttgttattgatTTTCCATAAAGATTATTGTGATTTGTGAGGTATTGAGGCGTCACTCCTTGCTCCTGCCATGGTATTTCCTATGCATGCTATGTTTGTGTAGTTGTGTGCATTTCAATTAGTTAGACGAGAGTAGTCTCCGTGTGTTGAAGATGGTGCATTTCAATATCACATGCTATATTGATGTTATACTATGTATTAATTGGAATATTGCTAGGTGAACAATCAGTCCCATATTGGATGAAAATAGAATATTAAACAGAGTATAAGCATAATTACCTTAAGGATTTATGTTAGATACATATGGTGCCTAATCTATTTGTTTGTGGTTTCCCTTCTCTCTTGTGGATATATCTTCCTCATCTCATGGCCCCCCACCCAAGAACTTGAAAGAAAAGAGgttaaaaagaaatataaaaggggccaaaaaaatgaaatagaagggctaaaaaaagaaaaaatataaagagccaGAATAATAtgaaagaaatagaaaaaaaggagctcaaaaaagggaaaaaaagaaagaggcCCAAAagacacagaaaaaaaatggaaaattggCACATGAGCCCACTTTCAATTTTCCCCTCCCATATGGGAAGAAAACATGTGCATGCCATCAATGTCCACAAAatgtctttcaaaaaaaaaagtccacAAAATGACTAATTTGCATCTTGAATCATATTCATTAGTTTTCAAtgtaaatattataattttttgaatataatattattcattttAATGGTAAATATGttgttataattaaatatttttaaaaaattatttcaaaaatatgtCATCTAATATACATTGGAAAAAGTGAGATATAAGTTTTTTACTAAAAAGATATAAGTAAAAGGGCAATAGACAACGACAAATATCATCACCGGATAACTTCACTGGCCGGGCTTCGTTTTGTTTATAAGCTGCAACATGGGCTTACACATTTGGGCCGGATAAATGCATGTAATTCATTTTATGTTTCATTTTCATAGTTTTGTTGAAAAAAATGCAAAACTAATTTAAAATATTGCCTTCATCAATGTTTGTCAACTGAGTCTAAGTCACATGCAAGCAAATTATTCGTTTAGAGTAATTATtgcatgaatatttttttttgataggcaattaATTATTGCATGAATATAATGTTGGATCATGTTAAAAATAGATTCATTCATGAATTATTTACAATTAACATGCGCTATATACTATTTACAAGATGTTTTTGTGAACCATATTTTGTTTGATTCATGTAATAgagaaaacaaaagagaaatgGTTGACTCTAATGCATCTTCCGACTTTGCTTCTAAGTTCAAACATAAAAAAGAGAAGGATAGAAAGAACAGATACATCATACATGTACTGATTGAATTTGCAACTGCTATACTTTGTCCAGTTCTTACAAACTAGTATTAAACCCGtttgtccgtgcgatgcacggatacTTTTTTACGAACTCCACTGTTAATTACAACTATTGAGTATTTGATATATATAGAATAATACAATGGTGTATTTACTAAGACATGcaattttaattagttaaaCACTTATATGTCGTTATTATCTTATGTTTATGTTTAAATGTTTTATCTTTCTTATATATGAATTAGATGAGTTTCAAATGTTAATTGTGTTTGACCCCTGTCGACTTGCACTTTGGTGCAATCTTTACTGTAAAAGATGAAAAGTTGACTGAAATGTAATAACATATTAGACTGTGAGGGAGATAtttgaaactaaaaaaaaatatttatacacaTATCCAAGAGTAATGATTTATTCGTATCTCACTTTCTTtatctcatttccacacatttcACTATTTTCTCTTCCTATTATCTAAGGTGGAGTGGATGTGAATAAGAAGTGTCAACAAAACATTATTCCATGAGCTTGCAAATGAGCATACAtgcattaaaatgaaaaagacaaATGATCCTAGTTCCTTAGAAGTGAAGTTACATGCACTTAAATCCTTAAAGTTCTAAATCCAATTAGCTTAATTAGTTTCTTAAATTCTATAGGTATTACCCAAAGATTTTGAGCTGCAATTTATTGTTGTTAACCTGTACTGGTCTAGCCATAATCACTACCGTTAGTATAGGTGTGTTATGtgtgcttttgtggttttaaatTATGATGGTAGCTAAAAAAACAACTCCCTCGGAAACAACTTTCTTTTAGAGACCAAAATTGTTCAATTTAACTCAGCTCTCAAGCATCTCTCTAGCTATAACATTTAAATGATGTCACTGAAAGAAAAGATTAAATTTTATGATTGCCAAACCACATAAAACATATACTTGGTTTTTTAAGAGATAAGATACAGAAAGAAAAAGGACTAAAAAACTGTAACACAAAACTGATAAGATTAAAAAACATTGTTGTTCACATAGCTCTTTGAAAGTTTGTTAGTAGTTAGCTaattaaacaaacaaaaaagcaTAACCGTATAGACAATGATTTAGCAATCACACAATCAAAAAGTTGATTAACCTTGGCCAGAAAGATTaaagttaaaattttgaaattagaGCTTATGTGATATTCACACTTATAATATCTCTTTACTAAAGTAGATTCTTTTTTTAAGGTGAAATATAGTTTAACAATAGTATTCAGAGCATGAATATCAAGtcaaaatattttgtttttcagCACAATATCAAATGAGAAGATGTAGCATTTTCATGATCACCTTCCTTCAAATATCCCTTCATCAAATTCTCTCACATATGATCATCTAACACCATCACACTAAAGCTATTACTAATTATCCCTATCTACCAATAGTTGTATGAGACAACCAACCAACTATTCTatatttgtataaataatttcaatttttcatcaCGTTTAACAACTGCAGTTTGTCATGAGTCATTTTCGACAGGTTTAGCAGTTTCAACATCTCAAGGAGTGGATTCTTTCAAAAGCTATTACTCATTATCCCTATGTACCAATAGTTGTATGAGACAACCAACCAACTATTCTATATCTGtataaataatttcaatttttcatcaCGTTTAACAACTGCAGTTTGTCATGAGTCATTTTCAACAGGTTTAGCAGTTTCAACATCTCAAGGAGTGGATTCTTTCAACTTCTATAGTCCTCTTTGCTAATTCATCCATTTGCATCTCTTCCTCATCAAGTTCATGCATTAAAGCTTCAATTTCTACAATACACCATTAAGTTTCAGGGCCGGTTCTCATTTATAAACATATAATACATATTACATATTTACTTCTCTAAAGACACAAAATCATACACTACACACTTTATCCTCTAACTGAAGTGCAATTACTTGCCTATTTTTTAGCTCAGTCACTTTCTGATCAATTTTCTTCTCAATATTTGATATAACATTGTGCATAAGGAGATATAGAAATCCCCAATTATAGATAAGCATAAATTCATAAGTGCAATACATTATGCAACCCAGGAAGTAAAAATGAGAACTACCACGAAGGGTCAACTTGAGGTGGGGGGTCCAAGATATAAATGTAGAAACTTACGGCATGAAAATATATTGCCAACATCAAACACAATATGGAGACTCTAAGAAGGAAAACTGTGATATCAGTTCTGATTTGATGACCATAtcttagttttagttttttctaCTTCACCTAATGTCTCTTGCTTGTCGCAATGACATTTAGTTGTTTTCACTGGCTCTCAAATTTGACATTCCTAGAATAgcttaaaattttccttttattttttcttgtttCTTTAGTTAGTTCTCATCCTAGGAGATTATGTTGCTTTCACTTAGAACTCATGAACTTTCCAAGAACCCAAATCAATAATGAATTCATAATGTAACAGCTTCAGAAGCTAAAAAGGCATAGTACTTTTTCGCTAGTTTCTTTACcaatttcttgtttttgtttatcTTTCAAAGCTCCAACATCCATCCAGTAGTCCAGCCCTTTCTTTTCAGCCTGCATACGGAAGAATAAAACAATTGAAATTAACCCAGCAAAGAGGGAAAGGAAACACTTGAATGGTAGTTGTCAACAATTTTCCAAAGCACACAAATAAAATTGACACTGCCAAATCCAAATCTATCATTCCTCCCAATTTTCCCATTCTCTTCTGTTGAATCTGACATTAGGAGAGTGATGATTGTGTATTCTCATTACTTGGTGAAAGTTTATATACATGGGTGCATTTACACtgatttttttagataagcaagTGCATTTACACTGATGAATCTACCTACTGAATATAACTGATATAGGCATATACCAGTTAATAACTACCAACTGACAACTGTAAAAATAACTTTTAACAGACTAATTAACACAATTGGTAATATCTTCCCTTTAAACACATCCTTTTGTCCCCCTGATCATACTTCACTTCTTTAGACCGAAAAAATTATAGTCATTAGTtgaaaataacaataatcaaAGAGCCAAACTTTTGGAACTTATTAACTTGAGAGAAACAGCTGAAAAGCCATAAGATAATTCAAGACTGGTGAAAgaacagaatcaaaatcaatgCAAGCCCAACAAATTTATTAGTTGACTTGACTCACTATTCCATCTCTGTGGCTTTCCTCATAGCTCTTTGGGAACAACTCTTAAGGAGTATATTTAAACTCTGCATAGCATAATATATGAAAATCAGCTAATGCCATAAACAGAAACCATTCATAAATAAATGGAAATata from Lotus japonicus ecotype B-129 chromosome 2, LjGifu_v1.2 includes:
- the LOC130740632 gene encoding protein WUSCHEL → MEQPPQQQQQNEDGGGSSGGKGGFLSRQSSTRWTPTTDQIRILKELYYNNGIRSPSAEQIQRISARLRQYGKIEGKNVFYWFQNHKARERQKKRFTSETHLLPNPIQQQQRNGTNAAWKQPEEQPIINHTKYSSNNISAPAGIITSAPSSSAEIVSVGQIGNFGYGSLPMEKSFRDCSISAGGNTGYAGSAINHNLGWMGVDPYSSAYTNFFDKIRPTEEETMEEEGQENGSPEIETLPLFPMHGEDIHSGYFNLKSNSSHYAGGWYQTEEGYFNNGSRASLELSLKYPDFA